The following coding sequences lie in one Stenotrophomonas rhizophila genomic window:
- a CDS encoding phospholipase effector Tle1 domain-containing protein, whose protein sequence is MAGQPPPVPTATLSLQIGLFFDGTRNNADNLLRASRPPGSTTPTARPPAPLVADDASPYQSRLTSSYSNGLTNIARLHALYPDDRAQRARGPVVSLAIYIEGAGTRTGTDDDLMGLAFGIGRTGVRAKARRALDELLPDALRALARTHPQAVLETLHIDLFGFSRGAASARDALNRLNRADGRAWLREQVHRTGWQVANEATVPARPARFVGLFDTVVAINPQQRDELPDVALPAGCAAKVLQIAARDEHRYHFALTSVAPQHEEIALPGVHANIGGGYDQRIEGPKLLTRPLGQRVTGHGLADTEVPPLHLLQGTQVYRQALAACQRWQAALGLGDDAVWVDVWHRWQAQRVAGSASVLPQWVLYAHAAVVLKRDIDGRYQWVALRLMQQRAAAAGVRWLADADDVAALTLPDVLVPITARLLSGQALDAAQEQLLRQHYLMQSAHWNFDALGDTALLYAADEGTRELPYRPGPGLFYINRPTEDGKRVVLPNA, encoded by the coding sequence ATGGCAGGACAGCCCCCTCCGGTACCCACGGCGACGCTGTCGCTGCAGATCGGCCTGTTCTTCGACGGCACCCGCAACAACGCCGACAACCTGTTGCGCGCGTCACGCCCGCCCGGCAGCACCACGCCCACCGCACGACCACCGGCGCCGCTGGTGGCCGATGACGCCTCGCCGTACCAGAGCCGGCTGACCAGCAGCTACAGCAACGGGCTGACCAACATCGCGCGGCTGCATGCGTTGTATCCCGACGACCGCGCGCAGCGGGCGCGCGGCCCGGTGGTGTCGCTGGCGATCTACATCGAGGGCGCCGGCACCCGCACCGGCACCGATGACGACCTGATGGGCCTGGCCTTCGGCATCGGGCGCACGGGGGTGCGCGCCAAGGCGCGGCGGGCGCTGGACGAACTGCTGCCCGATGCACTGCGGGCGCTGGCGCGTACCCATCCGCAGGCGGTGCTGGAAACGCTGCATATCGACCTGTTCGGTTTTTCGCGTGGCGCGGCGTCCGCACGCGATGCGCTCAATCGGCTCAACCGCGCCGACGGCCGCGCGTGGTTGCGCGAGCAGGTGCACCGCACCGGCTGGCAGGTGGCCAACGAGGCGACCGTCCCCGCGCGGCCGGCGCGCTTTGTCGGGCTGTTCGATACGGTGGTGGCAATCAACCCGCAGCAGCGCGACGAACTGCCCGATGTCGCGCTGCCGGCCGGGTGCGCCGCCAAGGTACTGCAGATTGCCGCGCGCGACGAACACCGTTACCACTTCGCGCTGACCTCGGTGGCGCCGCAGCATGAAGAGATCGCCCTGCCCGGCGTGCACGCCAACATCGGCGGCGGCTACGACCAGCGCATCGAAGGGCCCAAGCTGTTGACCCGCCCGCTTGGCCAGCGCGTTACAGGGCACGGCCTGGCCGACACCGAGGTGCCGCCGCTGCACCTGCTGCAGGGCACCCAGGTGTATCGGCAGGCGCTGGCGGCGTGCCAGCGTTGGCAAGCCGCGCTGGGATTGGGCGATGACGCGGTGTGGGTGGATGTGTGGCACCGCTGGCAGGCGCAGCGGGTGGCCGGCAGTGCCAGCGTGCTGCCGCAGTGGGTGCTGTATGCGCATGCGGCGGTGGTGTTGAAGCGCGACATCGACGGGCGCTACCAGTGGGTGGCCTTGCGGCTGATGCAGCAGCGTGCGGCCGCGGCCGGCGTGCGCTGGTTGGCCGATGCCGATGACGTGGCCGCGCTCACCCTGCCCGACGTGCTAGTGCCGATCACAGCGCGGCTGTTGTCGGGCCAGGCGTTGGATGCGGCACAGGAACAGCTGCTGCGGCAGCACTACCTGATGCAGTCGGCGCATTGGAATTTCGATGCGCTCGGCGATACCGCGCTGTTGTACGCCGCCGATGAAGGCACGCGTGAATTGCCGTATCGCCCCGGACCGGGGCTGTTCTACATCAACCGGCCGACCGAGGACGGCAAACGCGTGGTGTTGCCAAACGCGTGA
- a CDS encoding ferritin-like domain-containing protein — translation MAEQLPLEAAGDLLRAAQQCLAATDPLHKVALTQAYAVQFRAGQLKARADAAPPAPIRMPGRPSRPHLVHPRDLPKRGLGSVEGRAAFIHAIAHIELNAIDLAWDAVYRFRGLPGAFHADWVSVADDESRHFMLLHGRLQALGFDYGDFDAHNGLWEMCEKTAHDGLSRMALVPRVLEARGLDVTPGMINKLRSANDHATADVLEIILREEVAHVAAGSRWYHWYCKRARVEPRERFIALLNEYAGGFLYGPFNLEARLLAGFDEEELANLIEQAGRTSGPVR, via the coding sequence ATGGCCGAGCAGTTGCCGCTGGAGGCGGCCGGTGACCTGCTGCGTGCCGCGCAGCAGTGCCTGGCCGCAACGGACCCGCTGCATAAAGTCGCGCTGACCCAGGCCTACGCGGTGCAGTTCCGCGCGGGCCAGCTCAAGGCTCGCGCCGATGCCGCACCGCCCGCGCCGATCCGCATGCCGGGCCGGCCGTCCAGGCCGCACCTGGTGCACCCGCGCGACCTGCCCAAGCGCGGGCTGGGCAGTGTGGAGGGGCGCGCGGCGTTCATCCATGCCATCGCCCATATCGAACTCAATGCCATCGACCTGGCCTGGGATGCGGTGTACCGCTTCCGTGGCCTGCCCGGTGCGTTCCATGCCGACTGGGTGAGCGTGGCCGACGACGAGTCGCGCCATTTCATGCTGTTGCACGGGCGGCTGCAGGCGCTGGGGTTCGATTACGGGGATTTCGACGCGCACAACGGCCTGTGGGAAATGTGCGAGAAGACCGCGCACGATGGGCTGTCGCGGATGGCGCTGGTGCCGCGCGTGCTGGAGGCCCGCGGGCTGGATGTCACCCCGGGCATGATCAACAAACTGCGGTCGGCCAATGACCACGCCACCGCCGATGTGCTGGAGATCATCCTGCGCGAGGAAGTGGCGCACGTGGCGGCCGGGTCGCGCTGGTATCACTGGTACTGCAAGCGCGCCCGGGTCGAACCGCGCGAACGCTTCATCGCGCTGTTGAACGAGTACGCCGGCGGCTTCCTCTACGGCCCCTTCAACCTGGAGGCGCGCCTGCTGGCCGGGTTCGACGAAGAAGAACTGGCCAACCTCATCGAGCAGGCCGGCCGCACCAGCGGCCCGGTGCGGTAA
- the purF gene encoding amidophosphoribosyltransferase, whose translation MCGIVGIVGNQNVAGQLYDGLTVLQHRGQDAAGIATADGTRLRVQKANGLVRDVFDAKRMSTLEGRVGIAHVRYPTAGSEGMDEAQPFYVNSPYGIALAHNGNLINTEALRQQVFEQDRRNVNTDSDSEVLLNVFAYELDAQRQLTPEAAIRAVAGVHRRVKGGYAVISVVLGLGLVAFRDPHGIRPLVLGKRAHAEGDEYIVASESAALDVLGFQRVRDVRPGEALVITARGELFSEVCAEPAEHSPCIFEYVYFARPDSMIDNVSVHKARMRMGIKLGEKILRLRPDHDIDTIIPIPDTSRDAALEISNTLGVKYREGFIKNRYIGRTFIMPGQGERVKSVRRKLNPIHLEFRNRVVLLVDDSIVRGTTSQQIVQMARDAGARKVYLASAAPPVRYPNIYGIDMPAAEELVAHNRSIEDIEKHLGCDWLIYQDIEDMEAAVREGNPELKAFDSSCFNGVYPTGIEPGYFERIQQLRSDDAKHKRRA comes from the coding sequence ATGTGTGGCATCGTCGGAATCGTCGGCAACCAGAACGTCGCCGGGCAGTTGTATGACGGCCTGACCGTCCTCCAGCATCGTGGCCAGGACGCGGCCGGCATCGCCACCGCCGACGGCACGCGGCTGCGCGTGCAGAAGGCCAATGGCCTGGTCCGCGACGTGTTCGACGCCAAGCGGATGTCGACCCTGGAAGGCCGCGTCGGCATCGCCCACGTGCGCTACCCGACCGCCGGTTCGGAAGGCATGGACGAGGCGCAGCCGTTCTACGTGAACTCGCCGTACGGCATCGCGCTGGCCCACAACGGCAACCTGATCAATACCGAAGCCCTGCGCCAGCAGGTGTTCGAACAGGACCGTCGCAACGTCAACACCGATTCGGACAGCGAAGTGCTGTTGAACGTGTTCGCCTACGAACTGGACGCGCAGCGCCAGCTCACCCCGGAAGCGGCGATCCGCGCCGTGGCCGGCGTGCACCGCCGGGTCAAGGGCGGCTATGCGGTGATCAGCGTGGTGCTGGGCCTGGGCCTGGTCGCCTTCCGCGATCCGCATGGCATCCGGCCGCTGGTGCTGGGCAAGCGCGCCCACGCCGAAGGCGATGAGTACATCGTGGCCTCCGAATCGGCCGCGCTGGACGTACTGGGCTTCCAGCGCGTGCGCGACGTGCGCCCGGGCGAAGCGCTGGTCATCACCGCGCGTGGCGAGCTGTTCTCCGAAGTCTGCGCCGAGCCGGCCGAGCACAGCCCGTGCATCTTCGAATACGTGTACTTCGCACGTCCCGATTCGATGATCGACAACGTGTCGGTGCACAAGGCGCGCATGCGCATGGGCATCAAGCTGGGCGAGAAGATCCTGCGCCTGCGCCCGGATCACGACATCGACACCATCATCCCGATCCCGGACACCTCGCGCGACGCCGCGCTGGAGATCTCCAACACGCTCGGGGTGAAGTACCGCGAAGGCTTCATCAAGAACCGCTACATCGGCCGCACCTTCATCATGCCGGGGCAGGGCGAGCGCGTGAAATCGGTGCGCCGCAAGCTCAACCCGATCCACCTGGAGTTCCGCAACCGCGTGGTGCTGCTGGTGGATGACTCGATCGTGCGCGGCACCACCAGCCAGCAGATCGTGCAGATGGCGCGCGACGCCGGTGCGCGCAAGGTGTACCTGGCCAGCGCAGCGCCGCCGGTGCGTTACCCCAACATCTACGGCATCGACATGCCGGCCGCCGAAGAACTGGTGGCGCACAACCGCAGCATCGAAGACATCGAAAAGCACCTGGGCTGCGACTGGTTGATCTACCAGGACATCGAAGACATGGAAGCGGCGGTGCGCGAAGGCAACCCGGAGCTGAAGGCCTTCGATTCGTCGTGCTTCAACGGCGTCTACCCGACCGGTATCGAGCCGGGGTACTTCGAGCGCATCCAGCAGTTGCGCTCGGACGATGCCAAGCACAAGCGCCGCGCCTGA
- a CDS encoding CvpA family protein: MIDIALLVVIALSALLGVLRGFVSIVISLASWVLGGWAALVFGQDAAAWWAASAEPGTGHVIAGYVSVFLLVMVAVWAIGLVIRQLVRATSLNGADRLLGGVLGVARGAVIGCVLLLAASYTPMANEPSWRDSQLRGVLDPGVAWLQARMPGMPELPQLPGVDALQGLAGLPAALPEVNAAQLPSAELGKPGLTGDNGVLGGLLAGRGWPRPLDETPQQAGDPTDVGARSGSPGSSQHNDPARVRPDQPVPARNGSPGQARPPSL; encoded by the coding sequence ATGATCGATATCGCCCTGCTGGTGGTGATCGCCCTGTCGGCACTGCTCGGCGTGCTGCGCGGCTTCGTCAGCATCGTCATCAGCCTGGCGTCGTGGGTGCTGGGCGGCTGGGCCGCGCTGGTCTTCGGGCAGGACGCGGCCGCCTGGTGGGCAGCGTCGGCCGAACCCGGCACCGGCCATGTGATCGCCGGCTATGTGTCGGTGTTCCTGCTGGTCATGGTGGCGGTGTGGGCCATCGGCCTGGTGATCCGCCAGCTGGTACGGGCCACCAGCCTCAACGGTGCCGACCGCCTGCTGGGCGGGGTACTGGGCGTGGCCCGGGGCGCGGTGATCGGCTGCGTGCTGTTGCTGGCGGCGTCCTACACCCCGATGGCCAATGAACCCAGCTGGCGCGACTCGCAACTGCGGGGCGTGCTCGACCCCGGCGTGGCCTGGTTGCAGGCGCGCATGCCGGGCATGCCCGAGCTGCCGCAGCTGCCCGGCGTGGACGCCCTGCAGGGCCTGGCCGGTCTGCCGGCGGCGTTGCCGGAGGTGAATGCGGCGCAACTGCCCAGCGCGGAGTTGGGCAAGCCGGGCCTGACAGGCGATAATGGCGTGCTTGGCGGATTGCTGGCAGGGCGCGGATGGCCGCGACCACTGGATGAAACCCCGCAGCAGGCGGGAGACCCCACCGACGTGGGGGCGCGCAGCGGCAGCCCAGGTTCCTCGCAGCACAACGATCCGGCGCGCGTGCGCCCGGATCAGCCTGTTCCGGCACGGAACGGGTCCCCCGGCCAGGCACGGCCACCTTCACTGTAG
- a CDS encoding SPOR domain-containing protein — translation MDTPLKQRLIGAIVLVALAVIFLPMLVKGPAPDSGVASVPISAPAAPSDGQFETRELPLVAPTGAATGLQGASTTQPLQDGVDAPPAAAAADTSPAVAAGNFAVSFGAYGSQADADAVIAYLKKSQLPGFAEPATINGRQAWRVRVGPYADRAQAEAARLQAVKVRNDVKAEVVTLDARADTAVAAAPTPTPTPTPAATAAPVTASSAAAAPSSATVKTEALPPEPVAATKPVAPKPEPKPAPAKPEPAKPDPAATAAAKPVATPAAPAASSIGFAVQLGAFGQAAEANALRDKVRAAGFSAFVEQVRTDKGTLNRVRVGPVANRADAENLKAQVASKVGVAGMVRPHP, via the coding sequence GTGGATACTCCTCTGAAACAGCGACTGATTGGTGCCATCGTTCTGGTGGCTTTGGCTGTGATCTTCCTGCCCATGCTGGTCAAAGGCCCCGCGCCTGACAGTGGCGTGGCCAGCGTGCCCATCAGTGCGCCGGCAGCGCCGTCGGACGGCCAGTTCGAAACCCGCGAACTGCCCCTGGTCGCGCCCACCGGTGCGGCCACAGGCCTGCAGGGGGCATCGACCACCCAGCCGCTGCAGGATGGCGTGGACGCCCCGCCGGCGGCCGCCGCAGCCGATACCTCGCCCGCCGTGGCGGCCGGCAACTTCGCGGTCAGCTTTGGCGCCTATGGCAGCCAGGCCGATGCCGACGCGGTGATCGCCTACCTGAAAAAATCGCAGCTGCCCGGGTTTGCCGAGCCGGCCACCATCAATGGCCGCCAGGCGTGGCGCGTGCGCGTCGGCCCGTATGCCGATCGCGCCCAGGCCGAAGCTGCCCGCCTGCAGGCGGTGAAGGTGCGCAATGACGTCAAGGCCGAAGTAGTGACGCTGGATGCGCGCGCCGACACGGCCGTGGCCGCTGCCCCGACGCCGACGCCGACGCCGACGCCGGCTGCCACTGCCGCCCCTGTCACTGCGTCCAGCGCGGCTGCTGCGCCGTCCAGCGCCACGGTCAAGACTGAAGCGCTGCCGCCGGAGCCGGTCGCCGCGACCAAGCCGGTGGCGCCCAAGCCCGAGCCCAAGCCGGCCCCGGCCAAGCCCGAGCCGGCCAAGCCGGATCCGGCGGCAACCGCCGCCGCCAAGCCGGTGGCCACCCCGGCGGCGCCGGCCGCCAGCAGCATCGGGTTCGCCGTGCAGCTGGGCGCGTTCGGCCAGGCCGCCGAAGCCAATGCGCTGCGCGACAAGGTCCGCGCGGCCGGGTTCAGCGCGTTCGTGGAACAGGTACGCACCGACAAGGGCACGCTCAACCGCGTCCGTGTCGGTCCGGTCGCCAACCGCGCCGACGCCGAAAACCTCAAGGCCCAGGTGGCGTCCAAGGTGGGCGTGGCAGGCATGGTCCGGCCGCATCCCTGA
- the folC gene encoding bifunctional tetrahydrofolate synthase/dihydrofolate synthase, with translation MTTARPQTLSAWLSHIEQQHPATIDMGLERVRSVAQALGLAQPGAHTVVVGGTNGKGSTVAFIEAIARAAGWKVGAYTSPHLLRYNERVRIDGQDVTDEALMAAFNAIEDARGSTTLTYFEYGTLAALYLFGQAGLDLAVLEVGLGGRLDAVNIVDSDVAVITTVDIDHSEWLGEDREAIGVEKAGIIRGWKPVILGETDPPSSVLARAYLLGANAIRGGSDFFADVIDAQQWRWRDVGFSIELPTPALRGPIQLRNAASAIAALRTLDKPLPRAAIAEGVAHARIRGRLQSVQRNDVDVLVDVGHNPQAARELAAALKAAPVAGRTRAVFAALQDKDAAGVVEALGGQVDDWHLAGLDGARAQSAQALQARLLDTAAAAAQQHATVADALEAALAAAAAGDRVLVFGSFHTAAQALQWLDAAD, from the coding sequence ATGACCACCGCCCGACCGCAGACCCTTTCCGCCTGGCTCAGCCATATCGAGCAGCAGCACCCGGCCACCATCGACATGGGCCTGGAGCGCGTGCGCAGCGTCGCGCAGGCATTGGGGCTGGCACAGCCGGGCGCGCACACCGTGGTCGTGGGCGGCACCAACGGCAAGGGCTCCACGGTGGCCTTCATCGAGGCGATCGCGCGGGCCGCCGGCTGGAAGGTGGGCGCGTACACCTCGCCGCACCTGCTGCGTTACAACGAGCGCGTGCGCATCGATGGGCAGGACGTCACGGACGAGGCGCTGATGGCCGCGTTCAATGCGATCGAAGACGCACGCGGCAGCACCACGCTGACCTATTTCGAGTACGGCACGCTGGCCGCGCTGTACCTGTTCGGACAGGCCGGGCTGGACCTGGCGGTGCTGGAAGTCGGCCTCGGCGGCCGCCTGGACGCCGTCAACATCGTCGACAGCGACGTCGCGGTGATCACCACCGTGGACATCGACCACAGCGAGTGGCTGGGCGAGGACCGCGAAGCGATCGGCGTGGAGAAGGCCGGCATCATCCGCGGCTGGAAGCCGGTGATCCTGGGCGAAACCGATCCGCCGTCCAGCGTGCTCGCACGGGCCTACCTGCTGGGGGCCAACGCGATCCGCGGCGGCAGCGATTTCTTCGCTGACGTCATCGACGCACAGCAGTGGCGCTGGCGCGATGTGGGGTTCAGCATTGAATTACCGACGCCGGCACTGCGCGGGCCGATCCAGCTGCGCAATGCCGCCTCGGCGATCGCCGCGCTGCGTACGCTGGACAAGCCGTTGCCGCGCGCGGCCATCGCCGAAGGCGTGGCCCATGCGCGCATCCGCGGCCGGTTGCAGAGCGTGCAACGCAACGACGTGGACGTACTGGTGGATGTGGGCCACAACCCGCAGGCCGCGCGCGAACTGGCGGCTGCACTGAAGGCCGCACCGGTGGCCGGGCGCACCCGGGCGGTGTTTGCCGCGCTGCAGGACAAGGATGCGGCCGGCGTGGTCGAAGCGCTGGGTGGGCAGGTCGATGACTGGCACCTGGCCGGCCTGGACGGTGCCCGCGCGCAGAGCGCGCAGGCGCTGCAGGCACGCCTGCTCGACACCGCCGCGGCCGCTGCCCAGCAGCACGCCACCGTGGCCGATGCGCTGGAGGCCGCGCTGGCTGCCGCCGCCGCGGGCGACCGGGTGCTGGTGTTCGGCTCGTTCCATACTGCCGCACAGGCGCTGCAGTGGCTGGACGCAGCGGACTGA
- a CDS encoding histidine phosphatase family protein — translation MRILLARHGETPWNAEGRYQGQIDIPLSPIGEAQAQALGERLKSVDITRAVASPLSRAQRTAQLALGAERASMLLTEPELQEIAHGEWEGLLASEIHEKDPSRLQAWRDEPDTVLMPGGESLRLVLERSWRGLARAAEGLGEHDTLLVVAHDAVNRVILCRILGLPLSRLWTFRQAPTTLNLLEGADLDQLELVRLNDCAHHTPFFGEAKHRAL, via the coding sequence ATGCGCATCCTGCTTGCCCGCCACGGTGAAACGCCGTGGAATGCCGAAGGCCGTTACCAGGGCCAGATCGATATCCCGTTGTCGCCGATCGGCGAAGCCCAGGCCCAGGCCCTCGGGGAGCGCCTGAAGTCGGTGGATATCACCCGCGCGGTGGCATCGCCGCTGTCGCGTGCGCAGCGTACCGCGCAGCTGGCGCTGGGTGCCGAGCGTGCGTCGATGCTGCTGACCGAACCGGAGCTGCAGGAGATCGCGCACGGTGAGTGGGAAGGGCTGCTGGCTAGTGAAATCCATGAAAAAGATCCGTCGCGCCTGCAGGCCTGGCGCGACGAGCCCGATACCGTGCTGATGCCCGGTGGCGAATCGCTGCGCCTGGTGCTGGAGCGCAGCTGGCGTGGCCTGGCGCGTGCCGCCGAAGGCCTGGGCGAGCACGACACCCTGCTGGTGGTCGCCCACGATGCGGTCAACCGCGTGATCCTGTGCCGCATCCTCGGCCTGCCGCTGTCGCGCCTGTGGACCTTCCGCCAGGCCCCGACCACGCTGAACCTGCTCGAAGGTGCCGACCTGGACCAGCTCGAACTGGTGCGCCTGAACGACTGCGCGCATCACACCCCGTTCTTCGGCGAAGCCAAGCACCGCGCGCTGTAA
- a CDS encoding S46 family peptidase, which translates to MRSNLLAFSVVASLGLVQVAHAAEGMWVPQQLPEIAGPLKQAGLKLSAEQISNLTGDPMGAVVALGGCTASFVSPQGLVVTNHHCAYGAIQLNSTAEKNLIKDGFNAPTLKDELSAGPNARVFVLDQITDVTAQAKAAIAAAGKDPLARTRALDAFDKAQTAACEADAGFRCRLFSFSGGNTYRLFRNMEIKDVRLVYAPPGSVGKFGGDVDNWMWPRHTGDFSFYRAYVGKDGKPAAFAADNVPYQPKHFLKFADQPLGADDFVMVAGYPGRTNRYALAGEFNETAGWTYPTIAQHYNAVLKMIDEAGKADADIKVKYAATAASMNNVAKNYVGQLEGFKRIDAAGQKKAEEAAVLAWLKQQGAAGKPALAAHAQLIKHLDTSKATRERDLFVSQFNSTSAVGAALSLYRLSIERAKPDAEREAGFQERDLTTIEGGLKQMDRRYVAKMDQQLQTYWLDQYVALPADQRSNDVLNTWLAGSDAAAVKGLVAKLGGTELGSLDKRLTWFKADRAAFEASTDPAIQYAVAAMPSLLKQEEQKKIREGESLTARPLYLQAVADYKKSKGGFVYPDANLSLRITFGNVMGYGKDGVNYTPFTTLEGVAAKETGVDPFDSPKALLDAVKAKRYGGLEDKRIGSVPVNFLSNLDITGGNSGSPVLDAHGKLVGLAFDGNWESVSSNWVFDPVMTRMIAVDSRYMQWIMQEVAPAPQLLKELNLAK; encoded by the coding sequence ATGCGCTCGAACCTGCTCGCTTTCTCCGTCGTCGCCAGCCTTGGGCTGGTCCAGGTCGCCCATGCCGCTGAAGGCATGTGGGTGCCGCAGCAGCTGCCGGAGATTGCCGGGCCGCTCAAGCAGGCGGGCTTGAAGCTGTCCGCCGAGCAGATCTCCAACCTCACCGGCGACCCGATGGGCGCGGTGGTGGCACTGGGCGGCTGCACGGCCAGCTTCGTGTCCCCGCAGGGCCTGGTGGTGACCAACCACCATTGCGCGTACGGCGCGATCCAGCTGAACTCGACCGCCGAGAAGAACCTGATCAAGGACGGCTTCAACGCGCCGACCCTGAAGGATGAACTCAGCGCCGGCCCGAACGCGCGCGTGTTCGTGCTCGACCAGATCACCGACGTGACCGCGCAGGCCAAGGCCGCGATCGCCGCCGCCGGCAAGGACCCGCTGGCCCGCACCCGCGCGCTGGATGCGTTCGACAAGGCGCAGACCGCCGCGTGTGAGGCCGATGCCGGTTTCCGCTGCCGCCTCTTCAGCTTCTCCGGTGGCAACACCTACCGCCTGTTCCGCAACATGGAAATCAAGGACGTGCGCCTGGTCTATGCGCCCCCGGGCAGCGTGGGCAAGTTCGGCGGCGACGTCGACAACTGGATGTGGCCGCGCCACACCGGCGATTTCTCGTTCTACCGCGCCTACGTGGGCAAGGACGGCAAGCCGGCGGCCTTCGCGGCCGACAACGTGCCCTACCAGCCCAAGCACTTCCTGAAATTCGCCGACCAGCCGCTGGGTGCCGACGACTTCGTGATGGTGGCCGGCTACCCGGGCCGCACCAACCGCTATGCGCTGGCCGGTGAGTTCAACGAAACTGCGGGCTGGACCTACCCGACCATCGCCCAGCACTACAACGCGGTGCTGAAGATGATCGACGAAGCCGGCAAGGCCGACGCCGACATCAAGGTGAAGTACGCCGCCACCGCGGCCAGCATGAACAACGTGGCCAAGAACTACGTCGGCCAGCTGGAAGGCTTCAAGCGCATCGACGCTGCCGGCCAGAAGAAGGCCGAAGAAGCGGCCGTGCTGGCCTGGCTGAAGCAGCAGGGCGCGGCAGGCAAGCCGGCGCTGGCCGCGCACGCGCAGCTGATCAAGCACTTGGATACCAGCAAGGCCACGCGCGAGCGCGACCTGTTCGTGAGCCAGTTCAACAGCACCTCGGCGGTGGGCGCGGCCCTTTCGCTGTACCGCCTGTCGATCGAGCGCGCCAAGCCGGATGCCGAGCGCGAAGCGGGCTTCCAGGAGCGCGACCTGACCACCATCGAAGGCGGCCTGAAGCAGATGGATCGCCGCTACGTGGCGAAGATGGACCAGCAGCTGCAGACCTACTGGCTGGACCAGTACGTCGCCCTGCCGGCCGATCAGCGCAGCAACGACGTGCTCAACACGTGGCTGGCCGGCAGTGATGCCGCTGCGGTGAAGGGGCTGGTGGCCAAGCTGGGCGGGACCGAACTGGGCAGCCTGGACAAGCGCCTGACCTGGTTCAAGGCCGACCGCGCCGCCTTCGAAGCCAGCACCGATCCGGCGATCCAGTACGCCGTAGCGGCGATGCCCTCGCTGCTCAAGCAGGAAGAGCAGAAGAAGATCCGCGAAGGCGAATCGCTGACCGCCCGCCCGCTGTACCTGCAGGCCGTGGCGGACTACAAGAAGAGCAAGGGCGGCTTCGTTTACCCCGATGCCAACCTGTCGCTGCGCATCACCTTCGGTAACGTGATGGGCTATGGCAAGGACGGCGTGAACTACACCCCGTTCACCACCCTGGAAGGCGTGGCCGCCAAAGAAACCGGCGTGGATCCGTTCGACTCGCCCAAGGCGCTGCTGGATGCGGTCAAGGCCAAGCGCTATGGCGGCCTGGAAGACAAGCGGATCGGCTCGGTGCCGGTGAACTTCCTGTCCAACCTGGACATCACCGGCGGCAACTCCGGCTCGCCGGTGCTGGATGCGCACGGCAAGCTGGTGGGCTTGGCCTTCGACGGCAACTGGGAGTCGGTGAGCTCCAACTGGGTGTTCGACCCGGTGATGACCCGCATGATCGCGGTGGACAGCCGCTACATGCAGTGGATCATGCAGGAAGTAGCGCCCGCGCCGCAGCTGCTGAAAGAGCTGAATCTGGCGAAGTGA
- the tdh gene encoding L-threonine 3-dehydrogenase — protein MKALVKREAAKGIWLEEVPVPTPGPNEVLIKLEKTAICGTDLHIYLWDEWSQRTIKPGLTIGHEFVGRIAEIGPGVTGYEVGQRVSAEGHIVCGHCRNCRGGRPHLCPNTVGIGVNVNGAFAEYMVMPASNLWPIPDQIPSELAAFFDPYGNAAHCALEFNVIGEDVLITGAGPIGIIAAGICKHIGARNVVVTDVNDFRLKLAADMGATRVVNVSNTSLKDVMKDLHMEGFDVGLEMSGNPRAFNDMLDCMYHGGKIAMLGIMPKGAGCDWDKIIFKGLTVQGIYGRKMYETWYKMTQLVLSGFPLGKVLTHQLPIDDFQKGFDLMEQGKAGKVVLSWN, from the coding sequence ATGAAGGCCCTGGTCAAGCGTGAAGCCGCCAAGGGCATCTGGCTGGAAGAAGTTCCGGTCCCCACCCCGGGCCCGAACGAGGTCCTGATCAAGCTGGAAAAGACCGCCATCTGCGGTACCGACCTGCACATCTACCTGTGGGACGAATGGAGCCAGCGCACCATCAAGCCCGGCCTCACCATCGGCCACGAATTCGTCGGCCGCATCGCCGAGATCGGCCCCGGCGTCACCGGCTATGAAGTCGGCCAGCGCGTCTCGGCTGAAGGCCACATCGTCTGCGGCCACTGCCGCAACTGCCGTGGCGGCCGCCCGCACCTGTGCCCCAACACCGTCGGCATCGGCGTCAACGTCAACGGTGCCTTCGCCGAATACATGGTGATGCCGGCCAGCAACCTGTGGCCCATCCCCGACCAGATCCCGTCCGAGCTGGCCGCCTTCTTCGATCCGTACGGCAACGCCGCGCATTGCGCGCTGGAGTTCAACGTCATCGGCGAAGACGTGCTCATCACCGGCGCCGGCCCGATCGGCATCATCGCCGCGGGCATCTGCAAGCACATCGGTGCGCGCAACGTGGTGGTCACCGACGTCAACGACTTCCGCCTGAAGCTGGCCGCGGACATGGGTGCCACCCGCGTCGTCAACGTGTCCAACACCTCGCTCAAGGACGTCATGAAGGACCTGCACATGGAGGGCTTCGACGTCGGCCTGGAAATGAGCGGCAACCCGCGCGCCTTCAACGACATGCTCGACTGCATGTACCACGGCGGCAAGATCGCCATGCTCGGCATCATGCCCAAGGGCGCCGGCTGCGACTGGGACAAGATCATCTTCAAGGGCCTGACCGTACAGGGCATCTACGGCCGCAAGATGTACGAGACCTGGTACAAGATGACCCAGCTGGTGCTGTCCGGCTTCCCGCTCGGCAAGGTGCTCACCCACCAGCTGCCGATCGACGACTTCCAGAAGGGCTTTGACCTGATGGAACAGGGCAAGGCCGGCAAGGTCGTGCTGAGCTGGAACTGA